In Rhodospirillales bacterium, the DNA window TCGGCCCTATGTGGTCAAGCCGCGCGACGAAGGTTCCAGCGTCGGCGTGGTGATCGTGCGCGAGGGCGACAACGCGCCCCCCACCATCCCCGAGGGCGACGCTCTCCATCGCCCGCTGATGGTCGAACGCTTTATCCCCGGGCGCGAGCTGACCGTGGCGGTGATGGGCAACCGGCCGCTCGCCGTGACCGAAATCACCACCGGGCGGGGGTTCTACGATTACGACGCCAAGTACGCCCCCGGGGGGTCGAGCCACGCGGTTCCGGCCCAAATCCCGAAGAAAGTCTACGACGAGGCGCTGGCGATGGGGCTTGCCGCCCACCGGGCCTTGGGGTGCCGGGGGGTGTCCCGGGCCGACCTCCGCTACGACGGGCGGCGGATTTATTTACTCGAAGTCAACACACAGCCGGGTATGACCTCCACATCGCTGGTGCCGGAACAGGCGGCCCACGTCGGGATTTCGTTTGACGAGCTGGTGCGCTGGATGGTGGACAACGCGGAGTGCGACGGATGAGCGAAACCAAACGGTCAAGCCCGCGACCCAAGGTGCGCCGGGCGCTGAAGCGCAAAGTTGCGCTTGCGTTCGTCCTGGTCCTGCTCGCGGGCGCCGGCGTCGCCAGTTATGCCGCGTGGCGGGACGGCCACGCGGCGCGCATCGCCGATCGCGCGCGCGTCGTCGCCGTCGCCGCCGCGGCCGAAATCGGTTTCCGCGTCGACGACGTGCTGGTGTTGGGACGCGCCGAGACGCCCCACGCCGACCTGCTTGCCCGGCTCGCGGTCGCGCGCGGCTCGCCGCTGTTCGCCTTCGACGCCGATGCCGCCCGCCGCCGCCTGGAGGAATTGCCATGGGTGCGCCGCGCCAGCGTCAGCCGCATGTGGCCCGCGACGATCGTGGTGCGGATCGAGGAACGCGAGCCGTTGGCGCTGTGGCAGCACCAAGGCCGCTTCGCGCTGATCGACCGCGACGGCCAAGTTATTTTGCGAAACGGATTGGAGCGGTTCAATCACCTGCCAGTGGTGGTGGGCGAGGACGCGCCCCTCCACGCCCGCGCCATTCTCGCCACGCTCGCGACCGAGCCCGACCTGATGAAACGGGTGACGGCGGCGGTGCGCGTCGGCGGCCGGCGCTGGAACGTGCGCATGGACGGTGTCGTCGACGTGCAGTTGCCCGAAGACGATCCCGCCGCCGCGTGGAGGCGGCTCGCCGAATACGAACGCGGCCAGGGCGTGCTCGGCCGCGACGTGCGCGTGCTCGATTTGCGTTTGCCCGACCGCCTGATCGTCCGCACCCGCGGAGCCGACAAGGAAACCTGAACGGCCATCACCCCCAATCCCCAACGGATTGCCAAGGAAGAATCCCCATGCATTCGAAGAAAAAGAAAAACGGCGCGCCCAAGACCCGCAGCGGCCTGGTCGCCGCCCTCGACGTCGGCACCACCAAGGTCTGCTGCCTGATCGCCAAGCCGGGCGGGGCGGACAGGCCCGCGCGCGTGGTCGGCATCGGCCACCAAGCGGCGCGCGGCCTGCGCGCGGGCGCGATCGTCGACCTGGAAGGGGTCGAATCCTCGGTCCGCGCCGCGGTCGAAGCGGCCGAACAGATGGCCGGCGAAAACATCCGCCACGTGGTGGTCAACTACTCGGGCGTCGGCGTCGCCTCGCGCCTGATCGCCTACGAAGTCGCCATTGGCGGCCACGCCATCGGCGACGCGGACGTGCGCCGGGTGATGGATCCGGAAGCCGCGCTCGAAGGCAAGCCCGCCGATCACGAACTGCTGCACGCGATCCCGGTCGGCTACGCGATCGACGGCACGCGCGGGGTGCGCGATCCGCGCGGACTCTACGGCCAACGCCTGGGCGTGAACGTGCACGTGATCACGGCGCCGGGAGCGGCGCTGCGCAATCTGACCACGGCGGTGGCGCGCGGGCATCTCGACGTG includes these proteins:
- a CDS encoding D-alanine--D-alanine ligase; the encoded protein is MAKHIAVLMGGWSAERAVSLVSGAAVTHALQRLGMRATAIDVQRDMGALMTRLFPRPDAVFNALHGRWGEDGCVQGLLDILGIPYTHSGRLASALAMDKPTAKRLFATEGLRVPEHVLATRAEILAADPLPRPYVVKPRDEGSSVGVVIVREGDNAPPTIPEGDALHRPLMVERFIPGRELTVAVMGNRPLAVTEITTGRGFYDYDAKYAPGGSSHAVPAQIPKKVYDEALAMGLAAHRALGCRGVSRADLRYDGRRIYLLEVNTQPGMTSTSLVPEQAAHVGISFDELVRWMVDNAECDG
- a CDS encoding FtsQ-type POTRA domain-containing protein, which codes for MSETKRSSPRPKVRRALKRKVALAFVLVLLAGAGVASYAAWRDGHAARIADRARVVAVAAAAEIGFRVDDVLVLGRAETPHADLLARLAVARGSPLFAFDADAARRRLEELPWVRRASVSRMWPATIVVRIEEREPLALWQHQGRFALIDRDGQVILRNGLERFNHLPVVVGEDAPLHARAILATLATEPDLMKRVTAAVRVGGRRWNVRMDGVVDVQLPEDDPAAAWRRLAEYERGQGVLGRDVRVLDLRLPDRLIVRTRGADKET